One window from the genome of Rhodobacteraceae bacterium S2214 encodes:
- a CDS encoding choice-of-anchor L domain-containing protein: MADTMFGSGVTVVSATYTGANTASGIYTGGDVTAPVLTPSDSGVILSTGLATDITNSTGAENVSPSTSTDHALPGDAGLTSISGITTFDAAILESTFIPDGDVLTMQIVFSSEEYLEYVNSGVNDAVGIWVNGVKAELSITDGNISIDEINDTMTSNLFLDNTGVTPVANTEMDGLTITLSLKAPVNPDEENTIRIGIADGGDGVYDSNLLIVADSLQTSLIANDDTIELFGTNSGTIDALANDESGDPSLTITEINGQPIVPGGSIVLATGETITLNANGTLTLESDGALGSDSFSYTIADSAGNTDVGYITATTSVACFVAGSLIDTPSGPVKIEQLEVGDEVLTSDNGPQVLRWIGSTTRLAKGKDAPIRFRKGALGNHKEIEVSPNHRVLVRDGFAELLFGSLEVFVKAKHLVNDATICRRVDDASVTYVHLLFDQHEIVTVNGLESESFHPGAVGMAGFDPETAEELHRFFPCLDAIKGYGSTARMDLRAHEALTLLSA, translated from the coding sequence ATGGCTGACACGATGTTTGGATCAGGTGTCACGGTCGTTTCGGCGACATACACTGGGGCGAACACAGCGTCGGGAATTTACACCGGTGGTGACGTGACCGCGCCAGTTCTTACTCCATCAGACAGCGGCGTCATTCTGTCGACTGGTTTGGCGACCGACATAACAAATAGCACCGGCGCTGAGAACGTATCGCCATCGACAAGTACCGACCACGCCTTGCCAGGAGATGCAGGGCTGACCTCAATTTCTGGTATCACCACTTTTGACGCTGCAATTCTCGAAAGCACGTTTATCCCAGATGGGGATGTTTTGACGATGCAGATAGTCTTCTCGTCTGAGGAGTATCTGGAGTACGTCAACTCTGGCGTCAATGACGCTGTCGGGATCTGGGTCAACGGCGTTAAAGCGGAATTGTCGATTACAGATGGCAACATTTCGATCGATGAGATCAACGATACTATGACGTCGAACCTGTTCTTGGACAACACGGGCGTCACGCCAGTTGCGAATACCGAAATGGACGGTTTGACGATCACGCTTTCCCTCAAAGCCCCAGTCAATCCGGACGAAGAAAACACTATCCGTATTGGGATCGCAGACGGTGGCGACGGCGTCTATGACAGTAATTTGCTCATTGTAGCGGATTCGTTGCAGACCAGCCTGATCGCGAATGACGATACTATTGAATTGTTTGGGACTAATTCAGGTACGATAGATGCGCTGGCAAATGACGAATCCGGAGATCCGTCTCTTACGATTACCGAAATCAATGGCCAGCCAATCGTACCGGGTGGGAGCATCGTGCTGGCCACCGGCGAAACTATTACCTTGAATGCCAACGGTACGCTCACTTTGGAGAGCGACGGCGCACTGGGCAGCGACAGCTTTTCGTACACAATTGCTGACTCAGCAGGCAACACTGACGTTGGATACATCACTGCCACAACCTCTGTTGCATGTTTTGTGGCGGGATCGCTGATTGATACGCCCTCTGGGCCTGTCAAGATTGAGCAGTTGGAAGTTGGTGACGAAGTACTGACCTCCGACAATGGTCCACAAGTTCTGCGATGGATCGGGTCGACGACGCGGTTGGCCAAAGGCAAAGACGCCCCAATTCGGTTCCGGAAAGGGGCACTTGGAAACCATAAGGAGATCGAGGTGTCCCCTAATCATCGGGTTTTGGTTCGTGATGGCTTTGCAGAACTGCTGTTTGGCAGTCTGGAAGTCTTTGTAAAAGCGAAACATCTCGTGAATGACGCAACCATCTGTCGGCGGGTTGATGACGCTTCGGTGACCTATGTGCATCTGCTCTTTGATCAGCATGAGATCGTCACTGTGAACGGGTTAGAAAGCGAGAGTTTTCACCCCGGTGCCGTTGGTATGGCGGGCTTTGATCCAGAAACTGCAGAAGAACTTCACCGCTTCTTTCCATGCTTAGATGCAATTAAAGGATACGGAAGCACTGCGCGTATGGACTTGCGAGCCCATGAAGCGCTGACACTCCTAAGCGCTTGA